The Stigmatella erecta genome window below encodes:
- a CDS encoding ELWxxDGT repeat protein, with translation MKDIATGCAGKQCTSSVPNGMVDMGGVLYFQAFDGEQGVNGAHGTELWKSNGTPEGTELVRDIATHPSDPNSDPRELTVVHGALFFVITQNGLPALWKTTGQANTTERVKGFTSDEPGMELTARGSTLYFKMKGQGGSTKLWKSDGTEGGTVEVPAANGVDYSNPQFLTALGDWIYFQAQDSHGAELWKSNGTPEGTQMVKDLLPGSGDGAPSDLTVVNGQLFFRAIDPQGGNYKLWWSSGSEDNTKPVGGITGNGPLENLTAAGDSLFFTTTEGSTALWALRELPDAKQLRSFPLPLMHLTHVNGLLFFMYGSELWKSDGTKPGTQLVKDFGPTTSISLIAPGPGMAILVANTPQGYALWKSNGEPSGTLLLDEYDYTVGIPSPTTAIVSAGTRLFFVATRLKEGSSDTFVGDELFAVNFKDVDCTRPVIRCVDAMTVEALGPEGARVQYPPLASMSDDSLKPVEVVKYEPPAGTLFPWNETSPSLVTVTARDGADNEETCQMKVFVRDSTAPWIQCPAATLHAEATAREGAPVFFQVSANDAVFLDRVELSHPSGHVFPLGETRVTATAWDGANQQKACSFGVEVKDRMPPSIQCPGPQTVAVQGEDGGRVEFAEATAQDNAGPPEVRYSPGQDSFFPTGETVVTATATDAEGNTASCTFPVTVTGGDSEGEGEGCGCRSGGLPGSVVWLLLVLFPAWTRRRAGKLGA, from the coding sequence GTGAAGGACATCGCGACGGGGTGCGCCGGCAAGCAATGCACCAGCTCGGTTCCCAACGGCATGGTGGACATGGGCGGGGTGCTCTACTTCCAGGCCTTCGACGGGGAGCAGGGGGTGAACGGCGCCCATGGCACCGAGCTTTGGAAGAGCAATGGCACGCCAGAGGGCACGGAGCTCGTCAGGGACATCGCCACCCATCCCAGCGATCCGAACTCGGATCCCCGGGAACTCACGGTTGTTCATGGAGCCTTGTTTTTCGTGATCACCCAGAATGGGCTGCCAGCCTTGTGGAAGACCACCGGGCAAGCGAACACCACGGAACGCGTCAAGGGCTTCACCTCGGACGAACCCGGGATGGAGCTGACGGCCCGGGGCAGCACGCTCTACTTCAAGATGAAGGGCCAGGGGGGCAGCACGAAGCTGTGGAAGAGCGATGGCACCGAGGGCGGCACCGTGGAGGTGCCGGCCGCGAACGGGGTGGATTACTCGAATCCCCAGTTCCTGACGGCCCTGGGCGATTGGATCTATTTCCAGGCCCAGGACAGCCATGGGGCCGAGCTGTGGAAGAGCAACGGGACGCCCGAGGGCACCCAGATGGTGAAGGACCTGTTGCCCGGGAGCGGTGATGGGGCTCCGTCGGATCTCACCGTGGTGAATGGGCAGCTGTTCTTCCGGGCCATCGATCCGCAGGGGGGCAACTACAAGCTGTGGTGGTCCTCGGGCAGTGAGGACAACACGAAGCCCGTGGGGGGCATCACCGGCAACGGCCCCCTGGAGAACCTGACCGCCGCGGGGGACTCGCTCTTCTTCACCACCACGGAAGGATCCACGGCGCTGTGGGCCCTCCGGGAGCTGCCGGACGCGAAGCAGCTGCGGAGCTTCCCCCTGCCGCTCATGCATCTCACCCACGTCAACGGCCTGCTCTTCTTCATGTATGGCAGCGAGCTGTGGAAGAGCGATGGGACGAAGCCGGGAACCCAGCTCGTGAAGGACTTCGGCCCCACCACCAGCATCTCCCTGATTGCCCCGGGGCCCGGCATGGCCATCCTCGTGGCGAACACCCCCCAGGGCTACGCGCTCTGGAAGAGCAATGGAGAGCCCTCCGGGACCCTGCTGCTCGATGAGTATGACTATACGGTGGGGATTCCCTCGCCCACGACCGCCATCGTGAGCGCGGGGACCCGGCTCTTCTTCGTGGCCACGCGGCTCAAGGAGGGCAGCAGCGATACCTTCGTGGGGGATGAGCTGTTCGCGGTGAATTTCAAGGATGTGGACTGCACCCGGCCGGTCATCCGCTGTGTGGACGCCATGACGGTGGAGGCGCTCGGCCCCGAAGGGGCCCGGGTCCAGTACCCGCCGCTGGCCTCCATGAGCGACGACTCGCTGAAGCCCGTCGAGGTGGTGAAGTATGAGCCGCCGGCCGGGACCCTCTTCCCCTGGAATGAGACGTCGCCTTCCCTGGTGACCGTGACCGCCAGGGATGGGGCGGACAATGAAGAGACTTGCCAGATGAAGGTCTTCGTCCGCGACAGCACCGCTCCGTGGATTCAGTGCCCGGCGGCAACGCTGCACGCGGAGGCCACGGCGAGGGAGGGCGCGCCGGTCTTCTTTCAGGTGTCCGCCAATGACGCGGTCTTCCTGGACAGGGTGGAGCTCAGCCATCCTTCCGGGCACGTCTTTCCGCTGGGAGAGACCCGCGTCACGGCCACGGCGTGGGATGGGGCCAACCAACAGAAGGCGTGCTCGTTTGGGGTCGAGGTGAAAGACCGGATGCCCCCCTCCATCCAGTGCCCCGGGCCGCAGACGGTGGCGGTGCAGGGGGAGGACGGGGGCCGTGTCGAGTTCGCCGAGGCGACCGCGCAGGACAACGCGGGCCCGCCCGAGGTGCGCTACAGCCCCGGGCAGGACAGCTTCTTCCCCACGGGGGAGACGGTGGTGACCGCCACCGCGACGGACGCGGAGGGCAACACCGCGAGCTGCACCTTCCCCGTCACCGTGACCGGTGGGGACAGCGAGGGCGAGGGCGAAGGCTGTGGCTGCCGGTCCGGGGGTCTGCCGGGGAGTGTCGTGTGGCTGCTGCTCGTGCTGTTCCCCGCCTGGACGCGCCGCAGGGCCGGTAAGCTGGGCGCGTGA
- a CDS encoding aminotransferase class V-fold PLP-dependent enzyme, producing the protein MSASIETYRAQFPVLAQQLYFNHAGVAPTSLRVAAAVREWMDDVVQHGVKNERGWEARAEHARGLAARIIGAAPEEIAFVRNTSHGLGLVAEGLDWRPGDEVAVATSIEYPSNVYPWLHLKDRGVEVREISAPEGGVTPEAVAAALTPRTRLVAVSSVQFASGFQTDLEAIGALCERAGVLLCVDGIQSVGCTQVDVKRCRIHFLSADSHKWMLGISGIGFLYVDQALLPRLRPVLVGWRSTTDAWNFNRSHFELRPDAGRLEEGSHAFTGIYALGAALGLLLEVGMPTIEARIRESVATLDEGLRALGCTTGPSPEHRAGILTFVPPRGEARTLAAWLGERDVSLSLRRGRIRLSPHFYTSPEDAGRLLREVRGFLGK; encoded by the coding sequence GTGAGCGCTTCGATCGAAACCTACCGGGCCCAGTTTCCCGTCCTCGCCCAGCAGCTCTACTTCAACCACGCGGGCGTGGCGCCCACCAGCCTTCGCGTGGCCGCCGCCGTGCGCGAGTGGATGGACGATGTGGTGCAGCACGGCGTGAAGAACGAGCGTGGGTGGGAGGCGCGGGCCGAGCATGCCCGGGGGCTGGCCGCGCGCATCATCGGCGCGGCCCCGGAGGAGATCGCCTTCGTGCGCAACACCAGCCACGGGCTGGGGCTGGTGGCCGAAGGGCTGGACTGGCGGCCCGGGGACGAGGTGGCGGTGGCCACCTCCATCGAGTACCCCTCCAACGTGTACCCGTGGCTCCATCTGAAGGACCGGGGGGTGGAGGTGCGGGAGATCTCCGCCCCCGAGGGCGGGGTGACGCCCGAGGCGGTGGCCGCGGCGCTCACGCCGCGCACGCGCCTGGTGGCGGTCAGCTCCGTGCAGTTCGCCAGCGGCTTCCAGACAGACCTGGAGGCCATCGGCGCGCTGTGTGAGCGCGCGGGCGTGCTGCTGTGCGTGGACGGCATCCAGAGCGTCGGCTGCACCCAGGTGGATGTGAAGCGCTGCCGGATCCACTTCCTGAGCGCCGACAGCCACAAGTGGATGCTGGGCATCTCGGGGATTGGCTTCCTCTACGTGGACCAGGCGCTGCTGCCCCGGCTGCGGCCGGTGCTCGTGGGCTGGCGGAGCACCACGGACGCGTGGAACTTCAACCGCTCCCACTTCGAGCTGCGCCCGGACGCGGGGCGGCTGGAGGAGGGCAGCCATGCCTTCACCGGCATCTACGCGCTGGGGGCCGCCCTGGGGCTGCTCCTGGAGGTGGGCATGCCCACCATCGAGGCCCGCATCCGGGAGTCGGTGGCCACCCTGGACGAGGGGCTGAGGGCGCTGGGCTGCACCACGGGGCCCTCGCCGGAGCACCGGGCCGGCATCCTCACCTTCGTCCCCCCGAGGGGCGAGGCGCGGACGCTGGCGGCCTGGCTGGGGGAGCGGGACGTGAGCCTCTCGCTGCGCCGGGGCCGCATCCGCCTGTCCCCTCACTTCTACACCTCGCCCGAGGATGCCGGGCGCCTCCTGCGGGAGGTGCGCGGCTTCCTCGGCAAGTGA
- the cysK gene encoding cysteine synthase A, translated as MKVDNILQTIGNTPHVRINRLFAPRVTVYMKLERANPGGSIKDRIGLAMIEDAEQRGLLKKDSVIIEPTSGNTGIGLAIAAAVKGYKLILVMPESMSLERRRLMAAYGATFELTPRAQGMKGAIAKAQEMVASTPNAWMPQQFENEANITVHKRTTVKEILADFPEGLDYLITGVGTGGHITACAEELKKVWPKLKVFAVEPTKSPVISGGQPGPHPIQGIGAGFIPKNLHMDAIDGAVQIPEEEAFDFARRAAREEGIFVGISSGAALAAVNRKLAEAPDGSRILTFCYDTGERYLSIENLF; from the coding sequence ATGAAAGTCGACAACATCCTTCAGACCATCGGCAACACGCCCCACGTGCGCATCAACCGGCTGTTCGCCCCACGCGTCACGGTCTACATGAAGCTGGAGCGGGCCAACCCGGGCGGCAGCATCAAGGACCGCATTGGCCTGGCGATGATCGAGGATGCCGAGCAGCGCGGCCTGCTCAAGAAGGACAGCGTCATCATCGAGCCGACCTCGGGCAACACCGGCATCGGCCTGGCCATCGCCGCGGCGGTGAAGGGCTACAAGCTCATCCTGGTGATGCCCGAGTCCATGAGCCTGGAGCGCCGCCGGTTGATGGCGGCCTATGGGGCCACCTTCGAGCTCACCCCGCGGGCCCAGGGCATGAAGGGCGCCATCGCCAAGGCGCAGGAGATGGTGGCCAGCACGCCCAACGCGTGGATGCCGCAGCAGTTCGAGAACGAGGCCAACATCACGGTGCACAAGCGCACCACGGTGAAGGAGATCCTCGCGGACTTCCCCGAGGGCCTCGACTACCTCATCACCGGCGTGGGCACCGGCGGCCACATCACCGCGTGCGCCGAGGAGCTGAAGAAGGTGTGGCCCAAGCTGAAGGTGTTCGCCGTGGAGCCCACCAAGTCGCCCGTCATCAGCGGCGGCCAGCCCGGCCCCCACCCCATCCAGGGCATCGGCGCGGGCTTCATCCCCAAGAACCTGCACATGGACGCCATCGACGGCGCGGTGCAGATCCCCGAGGAAGAGGCGTTCGACTTCGCCCGGCGGGCCGCGCGCGAGGAGGGCATCTTCGTGGGCATCTCCTCCGGCGCCGCGCTGGCCGCGGTGAACCGCAAGCTCGCCGAGGCTCCGGACGGCAGCCGCATCCTCACCTTCTGCTACGACACGGGCGAGCGCTACCTCTCCATCGAGAACCTCTTCTAG
- the epsC gene encoding serine O-acetyltransferase EpsC, with amino-acid sequence MDAPHDRLLALLLESRQRQCFPSEVATAAPEFVKQVLGLLFPHFAERLECTAPAIRRDVLGVEANLVRLLELLRPLYPGTEEAIPQRFMAELPDIYAWLRQDADAIFEADPAARNVDEVILTYPGFYAIAIFRVAHALHQLGFPLLPRLLTEFAHQRTGVDIHPGATIGRRFVIDHGTGVVIGETTVIGEGVKIYQGVTLGALVVQKTLANSKRHPTLEDDVVVYANATILGGDTVVGRGSIIAGNAWLTQSVPPQSVVSRRTEVRQRGSDSDLGELEFHI; translated from the coding sequence ATGGACGCCCCTCACGACAGGCTGCTCGCGCTCTTGCTGGAAAGCCGCCAGCGCCAGTGCTTCCCCTCCGAGGTCGCCACGGCGGCCCCGGAGTTCGTCAAACAGGTCCTGGGCCTGCTCTTTCCCCACTTCGCGGAGCGGCTGGAGTGTACCGCTCCGGCCATCCGGCGCGATGTCCTGGGCGTGGAGGCCAACCTCGTGCGGCTGCTGGAGCTGCTCCGGCCCCTCTACCCGGGCACCGAGGAGGCCATCCCCCAGCGCTTCATGGCGGAGCTGCCGGACATCTATGCCTGGCTGCGGCAGGACGCCGATGCCATCTTCGAGGCGGATCCGGCCGCGCGCAACGTGGACGAGGTCATCCTCACCTACCCGGGCTTCTACGCCATCGCCATCTTCCGCGTGGCGCACGCGCTGCACCAGCTCGGCTTTCCGCTGCTGCCGCGCCTGCTCACCGAGTTCGCCCACCAGCGCACCGGGGTGGACATCCACCCAGGGGCCACCATCGGCCGGCGCTTCGTCATCGACCACGGCACCGGCGTGGTGATTGGCGAGACGACCGTCATCGGCGAGGGGGTGAAGATCTACCAGGGCGTGACGCTGGGCGCGCTGGTGGTCCAGAAGACCCTGGCCAACAGCAAGCGCCACCCCACGCTCGAGGACGACGTGGTGGTGTACGCCAACGCCACCATCCTGGGCGGCGACACCGTCGTCGGCCGGGGCAGCATCATCGCCGGCAACGCCTGGCTGACCCAGAGCGTGCCCCCCCAGTCCGTCGTCAGCCGCCGCACCGAGGTGCGCCAGCGGGGCTCCGACTCCGATCTGGGCGAGCTGGAGTTCCACATCTGA
- a CDS encoding AMP-binding protein, which produces MAFAPSAPSYVHGTSSTALLGETIGENLRRTVERHGDREALVACSQGFRATYRQLWELTTQAALGLLALGVKKGDRVGLWSPNRYEWVVAQYAMARVGAILVNLNPAYKTSELEYALRQSGTSVLLLAKGFRQTDYRAMVEEVRSRCPELKTPLVLDEDWARLLAQGAAVRADTLAEREASLQFDDAINIQYTSGTTGFPKGATLSHHNVLNNGFFIGETLRYGPEDRVCIPVPFYHCFGMVIGNLACTSHGACMVIPAEAFEPLAVMEAVQAERCTSLYGVPTMFIAELDHPRFEAFDFSTLRTGVMAGSPCPVEVMKNVQARMNMREVTICYGMTETSPVSTQSSLEDPLDRRVSTVGRVHPHLEIKVVDPESGAVVPRGTSGELCTRGYSVMLGYWNNPEATQAAIDAAGWMHTGDLATLDAEGYVKIVGRIKDMIIRGGENVSPREVEEYLHTHPGVSEAQVIGVPSEKYGEEVMAWVRAKPGVALTEAELEAFCKGRIATFKIPRYWKFVDTFPMTVTGKVQKFRMREQSVAELGLQRAAAVQTA; this is translated from the coding sequence ATGGCCTTCGCTCCGTCCGCTCCGTCCTATGTCCACGGTACGAGCAGCACCGCGCTGCTGGGGGAAACCATCGGTGAGAACCTCCGCCGGACGGTGGAGCGCCACGGGGACCGCGAAGCGCTGGTGGCGTGCTCGCAGGGCTTCCGGGCCACCTACCGGCAGCTCTGGGAGCTGACCACTCAGGCGGCGCTCGGGCTGCTGGCGCTCGGGGTGAAGAAGGGGGACCGGGTCGGGCTCTGGTCGCCCAACCGGTACGAGTGGGTGGTGGCCCAGTACGCCATGGCGCGGGTGGGCGCCATCCTGGTGAACCTCAACCCGGCCTACAAGACTTCGGAGCTGGAGTACGCGCTGCGCCAGTCCGGCACGAGCGTGCTCTTGCTGGCGAAGGGCTTCCGCCAGACGGACTACCGGGCCATGGTGGAGGAGGTCCGCTCCCGCTGCCCGGAGCTGAAGACGCCGCTGGTGCTCGACGAGGACTGGGCGCGCCTGCTCGCCCAGGGTGCGGCGGTGCGCGCGGACACGCTGGCGGAGCGCGAGGCGTCGCTCCAGTTCGATGATGCCATCAACATCCAGTACACCTCAGGCACCACGGGTTTCCCCAAGGGCGCGACGCTGTCGCACCACAACGTGCTCAACAACGGCTTCTTCATCGGGGAGACGCTGCGCTACGGCCCCGAGGACCGGGTGTGCATCCCCGTGCCGTTCTACCACTGCTTCGGGATGGTGATTGGCAACCTGGCGTGCACCTCCCATGGGGCGTGCATGGTCATTCCCGCGGAGGCCTTCGAGCCCCTGGCGGTGATGGAGGCGGTGCAGGCCGAGCGCTGCACGTCGCTCTATGGCGTGCCCACGATGTTCATCGCGGAGCTGGACCACCCCCGCTTCGAAGCGTTCGACTTCAGCACCCTGCGCACGGGCGTCATGGCCGGCTCGCCGTGCCCCGTGGAGGTGATGAAGAACGTGCAGGCGCGGATGAACATGCGCGAGGTGACCATCTGCTACGGGATGACGGAGACCTCGCCCGTCTCCACGCAGAGCTCGCTGGAGGACCCCCTGGACCGGCGCGTCTCCACCGTGGGGCGCGTGCACCCGCACCTGGAAATCAAGGTCGTCGATCCGGAGTCGGGCGCGGTGGTGCCCCGGGGCACCTCGGGCGAGCTGTGCACGCGGGGCTACAGCGTGATGCTCGGGTACTGGAACAACCCGGAGGCCACGCAAGCCGCGATCGATGCCGCCGGGTGGATGCACACCGGGGACCTGGCCACGCTGGATGCGGAGGGCTACGTGAAAATCGTGGGCCGCATCAAGGACATGATCATCCGGGGCGGGGAGAACGTGTCCCCGCGCGAGGTGGAGGAGTACCTCCACACCCACCCCGGGGTGAGCGAGGCCCAGGTCATCGGCGTGCCGAGCGAGAAGTACGGCGAGGAGGTGATGGCGTGGGTGAGGGCCAAGCCCGGCGTGGCGCTCACCGAGGCGGAGCTGGAGGCCTTCTGCAAGGGCCGCATCGCCACCTTCAAGATTCCCCGGTACTGGAAGTTCGTGGACACATTCCCCATGACGGTGACGGGCAAGGTCCAGAAGTTCCGGATGCGCGAGCAATCCGTGGCGGAGCTGGGGCTCCAGCGCGCCGCGGCCGTCCAGACAGCGTGA
- a CDS encoding YqaA family protein, with product MDPGTLATWGLPGLFLIAMMAGSVVPVPSEALLVAIIYGGVAPSTAATVATVGNVLGALSLYVLGQWVSRGGGGRLGRWVARRREREGPRLARAEAWMRAWGAPVLILSWMPVVGDVFVLGAGVAGVRLLPFLIFTAMGKGLRYGIVAVSAMSAL from the coding sequence ATGGATCCCGGCACGCTGGCCACCTGGGGCCTTCCCGGGCTTTTCCTGATCGCCATGATGGCGGGCTCGGTGGTGCCGGTGCCCTCCGAGGCATTGCTCGTGGCCATCATCTATGGAGGCGTCGCGCCCAGCACGGCGGCCACCGTGGCCACGGTGGGCAACGTCCTCGGGGCGCTCTCGCTCTACGTGCTGGGCCAGTGGGTCTCCCGAGGGGGCGGGGGAAGGCTGGGCCGGTGGGTGGCCCGCCGCCGGGAGCGCGAAGGGCCCCGGCTGGCGCGGGCCGAGGCGTGGATGCGCGCCTGGGGCGCCCCGGTGCTCATCCTCTCGTGGATGCCCGTGGTGGGGGACGTGTTCGTGCTCGGCGCGGGCGTGGCCGGGGTCCGGCTCCTGCCCTTTCTGATCTTCACCGCGATGGGAAAGGGACTGCGGTACGGCATCGTGGCGGTGTCGGCCATGTCCGCTTTGTGA
- a CDS encoding lamin tail domain-containing protein, whose protein sequence is MRISKTASRDVLAAALLLLTFVACGTQPEGEAEDTLASQESALASVRVRLMAANITSGNAQSYDPGHGTRLFQGTDPDIVMIQEFNYGDNSAASIRQFVNTAFGSNFYYYREGGAQIPNGVISRYPIIASGEWDDPQVDNRDFAYARIDIPGPKDLWVVSVHLLTASSSTRNTEASSLVSRIKANIPVGDYVAIGGDFNTDSRSEACFSTFSQVVVTSSPYPADKNGNTNTNAARAKPYDHLLVNSGLRAYQTSTVIGGSTFANGLVLDSRVYSPLSEISPVQSGDSGATNMQHMAIIKDFLIPSDTTSAGLSVGAPNGGESWAAGSSQSITWTASGVTNVKVEYSLNGGSTWTVLSSSTAASTGRYPWTVPSSATTTAQVRVSDAANAALSDTSDAAFSITTGGGGGTGTVFVNEVLANEAGSDVNGEFVELVNPGSTAVSLAGWTLSDAASVRHTFPSGTTLAAGAALVVFGGASGIPSGIQAVAASTGTLGLSNSGDTVTVKNSAGTVVDTATLSSALCGTDGVSANRSPDGSSSGAFVLHTGLSGTGSSPGKRASGASF, encoded by the coding sequence TTGCGAATTTCCAAAACCGCCTCACGGGACGTGCTCGCCGCGGCCCTGCTCCTGCTGACGTTCGTGGCTTGTGGTACGCAACCGGAGGGGGAAGCCGAGGACACCCTGGCGTCCCAGGAGTCCGCGCTGGCCAGCGTCCGGGTGCGCCTCATGGCCGCCAACATCACCAGCGGCAACGCCCAGAGCTACGATCCCGGTCACGGCACCCGCCTCTTCCAGGGGACGGATCCGGACATCGTGATGATCCAGGAGTTCAACTACGGGGACAACTCGGCCGCGTCGATCCGGCAATTCGTGAATACGGCGTTCGGCTCCAACTTCTATTACTACCGGGAGGGGGGCGCGCAGATCCCCAACGGCGTCATCAGCCGCTACCCCATCATCGCCTCGGGCGAGTGGGATGATCCGCAGGTCGACAACCGGGACTTCGCCTACGCGCGCATCGACATCCCCGGCCCGAAGGACCTCTGGGTGGTGAGCGTCCACCTGCTCACGGCCAGCAGCAGCACGCGCAACACGGAGGCCTCCAGCCTCGTCAGCCGCATCAAGGCCAACATCCCCGTGGGGGACTACGTGGCCATCGGCGGGGACTTCAACACCGACAGCCGCTCCGAGGCCTGCTTCTCCACGTTCTCCCAGGTGGTGGTGACGAGCAGCCCCTACCCGGCGGACAAGAACGGCAACACCAACACCAACGCGGCGCGGGCCAAGCCGTATGATCACCTCCTCGTCAACAGCGGCCTGCGCGCCTACCAGACGTCGACCGTCATCGGCGGGAGCACCTTCGCCAACGGGCTGGTGCTGGACTCGCGCGTCTACTCCCCGCTCTCGGAGATCTCCCCCGTGCAGAGCGGGGACAGCGGCGCCACGAACATGCAGCACATGGCCATCATCAAGGACTTCCTCATCCCCAGCGACACCACCTCGGCGGGCCTCTCGGTCGGCGCGCCCAACGGGGGCGAGAGCTGGGCTGCGGGCAGCAGCCAGTCCATCACCTGGACGGCCTCGGGCGTGACGAACGTGAAGGTGGAGTACTCGCTCAACGGCGGGTCCACCTGGACCGTGCTGTCCTCCAGCACCGCGGCGTCCACGGGCCGCTACCCCTGGACGGTGCCCAGCAGCGCCACCACCACCGCCCAGGTGCGGGTGAGCGATGCGGCCAACGCGGCCCTGAGCGACACGAGCGACGCGGCCTTCTCCATCACCACGGGCGGGGGCGGCGGCACGGGCACGGTGTTCGTCAACGAGGTGCTGGCCAACGAGGCGGGCTCGGACGTGAATGGCGAGTTCGTGGAGCTGGTCAACCCGGGCAGCACCGCGGTGAGCCTCGCGGGGTGGACGCTCTCCGACGCGGCGAGCGTCCGGCACACCTTCCCGAGCGGCACGACGCTGGCCGCCGGGGCCGCGCTGGTGGTCTTCGGCGGGGCCTCGGGGATTCCGTCCGGCATTCAGGCCGTGGCGGCCTCCACGGGCACGCTGGGCCTGTCCAACAGCGGGGACACCGTGACGGTGAAGAACAGCGCGGGCACGGTGGTGGACACCGCCACGCTGAGCTCCGCCCTCTGTGGCACGGACGGGGTCTCGGCCAACCGCAGCCCGGATGGCAGCAGCAGCGGCGCCTTCGTGCTGCACACCGGCCTGTCGGGGACGGGCTCCTCACCGGGCAAGAGGGCAAGCGGGGCCAGCTTCTAG